In Prunus dulcis chromosome 2, ALMONDv2, whole genome shotgun sequence, a single genomic region encodes these proteins:
- the LOC117617144 gene encoding putative pentatricopeptide repeat-containing protein At1g56570, which produces MSPTVKLGFPQPAHSLVLPTLTSKNKTQNSTLTLSSPTTQKPNGTYGSKFPSSIGINETQPKSQIQPLIDILHGCEDMGSVKQAKAVHGFVLKSELSDRNLLVVLNHLAHAYSKCSDFGTARRVFDEMSCRNIFSWTVMIVGSTESGFFLDGFKFFSEMVNSGILPDKFAYSAIVQTCIGLDCIVLGKMVHAQVFVRGFASDTFVSTSLLNMYAKFGKIEDSCKMFNTMTEHNKVSWNAMISGLTSNGLHFEAFDHFLRMKKEGITPNMYTLISVSKAVGKLGDVNKSKVVHSYASELGMESSVQVGTALIGMYSKCKSLSDARSVFDLNFTSCGVNPPWNAMISGYSQCGHSQKAMELFVKMCLKNIQPDIYTYCSVFNAIAELKCLQFGKQIHGMVLKSGIEMKVTSVSNAIADAYAKCGLLEDVQKVFDRIEERDLVSWTTLVTAYSQGSEWEDALTIFSKLREEGFMPNQFTFSSVLVACASLCLLEYGQQVHGLLCKAGLDTEKCIESALIDMYAKCGNIAEAQEVFERISEPDTISWTAIISGYAQHGLVEDALELFKRMEQIGAKANDVTLLCVLFACSHRGMVEEGLYHFYVMEKLYGVVPKMEHYACIVDLLGRVGRLNDAVEFIKRMPIEPNEMVWQTLLGACRVHENVELGEIVAEKILSVRPEYSATYVLLSNTYIGTGSYKDGISLRDVMKDRGVKKEPGCSWISVKGRIHKFYAGDRQHPEKHEIYAKLEELRVKLKSMGYVPDLSYVLQDVNLVENMGIPG; this is translated from the exons ATGAGTCCCACCGTCAAACTGGGCTTTCCTCAACCTGCTCATTCTCTGGTTCTGCCCACATTAACttccaaaaacaaa ACTCAAAATTCAACTTTAACTCTATCATCTCCAACAACCCAGAAACCAAATGGAACATATGGAAGCAAATTTCCCAGTTCAATTGGTATTAATGAAACTCAGCCAAAGTCTCAAATTCAACCCTTAATTGATATCCTACATGGTTGTGAGGACATGGGGTCTGTAAAACAAGCAAAGGCTGTTCATGGGTTTGTGTTAAAATCTGAGCTTTCGGACCGAAACTTGCTGGTAGTGTTAAATCATCTAGCTCATGCCTATTCGAAATGCTCGGATTTTGGCACAGCTCGTCgagtgtttgatgaaatgtcATGTAGGAACATATTCTCTTGGACAGTCATGATTGTTGGGTCGACTGAAAGCGGCTTCTTTCTCGATGGATTTAAGTTCTTTTCCGAGATGGTGAACAGTGGAATTTTACCAGACAAGTTCGCCTATTCCGCAATTGTCCAGACATGCATTGGTTTAGATTGTATTGTATTGGGCAAAATGGTGCATGCCCAGGTTTTTGTAAGAGGCTTTGCATCTGATACTTTTGTAAGTACATCTCTCCTTAACATGTATGCAAAGTTCGGAAAGATTGAGGATTCATGTAAGATGTTTAATACTATGACAGAACATAATAAAGTCTCCTGGAATGCAATGATTTCAGGGTTGACATCAAATGGTCTTCATTTTGAAGCATTTGATCATTTTCTAAGaatgaagaaagaaggaatTACACCAAATATGTATACACTCATCAGTGTCTCAAAAGCAGTCGGGAAGTTAGGTGATGTTAACAAGAGCAAAGTGGTTCACAGTTATGCTtctgaattgggaatggagtCTAGTGTTCAAGTGGGAACCGCTCTCATTGGTATGTACTCCAAATGCAAGTCTTTGTCTGATGCAAGATCTGTTTTTGACTTGAATTTCACCAGCTGTGGAGTCAATCCACCATGGAATGCAATGATTTCTGGCTATTCACAATGTGGTCACAGCCAAAAAGCGATGGAGCTCTTTGTGAAAATGTGCCTGAAAAATATACAACCAGACATTTACACTTACTGCAGTGTGTTCAATGCAATAGCAGAGTTAAAATGTTTGCAATTTGGAAAGCAAATTCATGGGATGGTTTTAAAGTCGGGGATAGAAATGAAGGTTACAAGTGTCTCCAATGCAATTGCTGATGCATATGCCAAATGTGGGTTGCTGGAAGACGTACAGAAGGTCTTTGACAGGATAGAAGAGAGAGATTTAGTGTCTTGGACAACACTGGTGACTGCTTACTCTCAAGGTTCTGAATGGGAGGATGCACTGACAATCTTCTCAAAATTGAGGGAAGAAGGCTTTATGCCGAATCAGTTTACCTTTTCTAGTGTGCTTGTTGCATGTGCCAGCCTTTGTTTACTTGAGTATGGTCAACAAGTCCATGGCCTCCTTTGCAAGGCTGGCTTGGACACTGAAAAGTGTATAGAAAGTGCCCTAATCGATATGTATGCCAAATGTGGTAATATAGCTGAGGCACAAGAGGTCTTTGAGAGGATTTCTGAGCCAGATACAATTTCGTGGACTGCTATTATATCAGGATATGCTCAACATGGGCTTGTGGAGGATGCCCTTGAACTCTTTAAGAGAATGGAGCAGATAGGTGCGAAGGCCAATGATGTTACCTTATTGTGTGTTCTGTTTGCATGCAGCCACCGTGGTATGGTAGAAGAAGGTCTCTATCATTTTTATGTAATGGAAAAATTGTACGGTGTGGTGCCAAAGATGGAACATTATGCTTGTATTGTTGATCTCTTAGGTCGTGTGGGCCGTCTTAATGATGCAGTGGAGTTCATAAAAAGGATGCCAATTGAGCCCAATGAAATGGTCTGGCAGACTTTGTTGGGAGCATGTAGAGTACATGAAAATGTTGAGTTGGGGGAGATTGTAGCTGAGAAGATCCTTTCAGTTAGGCCAGAATACTCAGCTACCTATGTTCTTCTATCCAACACTTATATCGGGACAGGGAGTTATAAAGATGGAATTAGTTTGAGAGATGTGATGAAAGACCGAGGTGTGAAAAAGGAGCCAGGTTGTAGTTGGATTTCTGTGAAAGGTAGAATCCACAAATTTTATGCAGGGGATCGACAACATCCAGAAAAGCATGAGATATATGCGAAGTTAGAAGAACTGAGAGTGAAGCTTAAGTCCATGGGTTACGTTCCAGACTTGAGTTATGTATTGCAAGATGtgaatttggttgaaaatATGGGGATTCCTGGATAA
- the LOC117618896 gene encoding transcription factor SCREAM2-like isoform X2 — MVSREHKRAALYEKLQLLRSITNSHALNKTSIIVDASKYIEELKQKVERLNKDTANAQTSSSSSDQTPLPVVTVETLEKGFLINVFSEKSCPGLLVSVLEAFEDLGLNVLEARVSCADSFRLQAVGGENEEEGESIDAHAVKQAVAVAIKNWSENNEHE, encoded by the exons ATGGTTTCTAGGGAGCACAAGAGGGCAGCACTTTATGAGAAGCTGCAGCTTCTTCGTTCTATTACTAATTCTCATGCT CTAAACAAAACCTCAATCATAGTAGACGCATCAAAGTACATTGAAGAGCTAAAACAAAAGGTGGAAAGACTGAATAAAGATACTGCAAATGCGCAAACTAGTTCATCATCAAGTGACCAAACTCCATTGCCTGTG GTTACAGTGGAAACCCTAGAAAAGGGGTTTCTGATAAATGTGTTTTCTGAAAAGAGCTGCCCAGGTTTGCTTGTCTCTGTACTGGAAGCTTTCGAAGACTTGGGTCTTAATGTGCTTGAAGCTAGGGTTTCCTGTGCAGACAGTTTCCGGTTGCAGGCAGTTGGAGGAGAA AATGAGGAAGAAGGCGAAAGCATTGATGCTCATGCAGTGAAGCAAGCAGTGGCAGTGGCTATTAAAAACTGGAGTGAAAACAACGAACACGAGTAA
- the LOC117618896 gene encoding transcription factor ICE1-like isoform X1, which yields MVSREHKRAALYEKLQLLRSITNSHALNKTSIIVDASKYIEELKQKVERLNKDTANAQTSSSSSDQTPLPVQVTVETLEKGFLINVFSEKSCPGLLVSVLEAFEDLGLNVLEARVSCADSFRLQAVGGENEEEGESIDAHAVKQAVAVAIKNWSENNEHE from the exons ATGGTTTCTAGGGAGCACAAGAGGGCAGCACTTTATGAGAAGCTGCAGCTTCTTCGTTCTATTACTAATTCTCATGCT CTAAACAAAACCTCAATCATAGTAGACGCATCAAAGTACATTGAAGAGCTAAAACAAAAGGTGGAAAGACTGAATAAAGATACTGCAAATGCGCAAACTAGTTCATCATCAAGTGACCAAACTCCATTGCCTGTG CAGGTTACAGTGGAAACCCTAGAAAAGGGGTTTCTGATAAATGTGTTTTCTGAAAAGAGCTGCCCAGGTTTGCTTGTCTCTGTACTGGAAGCTTTCGAAGACTTGGGTCTTAATGTGCTTGAAGCTAGGGTTTCCTGTGCAGACAGTTTCCGGTTGCAGGCAGTTGGAGGAGAA AATGAGGAAGAAGGCGAAAGCATTGATGCTCATGCAGTGAAGCAAGCAGTGGCAGTGGCTATTAAAAACTGGAGTGAAAACAACGAACACGAGTAA
- the LOC117618895 gene encoding BTB/POZ domain-containing protein At3g56230, which translates to MDCSICTSMPAILRPPRNTICLTCYEGARSVISFINKLESAQGSAEKKANLCKTLENVSKWVHDRKDASEELNEKIKFLSGFVVAFRDQIHTDIQLHPGDNGPPIPAHRALLAIRSEIFNNMLDSDGCKAPPNDAVTLPELNHEELESLLEFLYNGDLHEEKMNKHVYSLFLAADKYGISYLQKLCERHMLESLSTANALDVLEVADVCSCLTLKENALDFIVKNMHDIVFSAKYDAFALKNPHLCVQISRASLMDAKRNSVS; encoded by the exons ATGGACTGTTCTATTTGTACTTCAATGCCGGCTATATTGAGGCCTCCAAGGAATACGATATGCTTGACATGCTACGAGGGAGCCCGTAGCGTTATCTCCTTCATAAACAAGCTTGAAAGTGCTCAAGGATCAGCTGAGAAGAAAGCAAATTTGTGCAAG ACTCTGGAGAATGTGTCAAAATGGGTGCATGATAGGAAGGATGCATCAGAGGAACTCAATGAGAAGATTAAATTCCTAAGTGGATTTGTTGTTGCATTTAGAGATCAAATTCACACAGACATTCAACTCCACCCTGGTGATAATGGGCCTCCAATACCTGCACATAGAGCCTTATTg GCAATACGATCGGAAATCTTCAACAACATGCTAGACTCAGACGGGTGCAAAGCTCCACCAAACGACGCCGTAACATTGCCAGAGTTGAACCATGAAGAGCTTGAATCTCTCTTGGAGTTCCTGTACAATGGGGACCTGCATGAAGAAAAGATGAACAAGCATGTCTACTCCTTGTTCCTTGCAGCAGATAAATACGGAATCTCGTACCTACAGAAGCTTTGTGAGCGCCATATGCTCGAGTCTCTGAGCACAGCCAATGCTCTTGATGTTTTAGAGGTTGCAGATGTTTGTTCGTGCCTGACTTTGAAGGAGAATGCCTTGGACTTCATTGTCAAAAACATGCACGACATAGTTTTCTCAGCTAAGTATGATGCATTTGCACTTAAGAATCCTCATCTTTGTGTACAGATTTCAAGGGCATCATTGATGGATGCCAAAAGAAATTCAGTTTCCTAG
- the LOC117619239 gene encoding uncharacterized protein LOC117619239, which yields MEAEPERRRLRVRKPLSDCTNTIPNTKTSTNTNATATSSQSSSASTATLKRLNPKLSSATKTLVAALNPKPSAPPPQIPSTPSRPPPISTSSSGTSDCDAFEACSVYTRRQTALKRKSKGKENTVPFSCPPAPKIRNILGKLKEDGHSSLSKESTAPRKKKQCAAPAGKDVSMHALPQDFIEKQRAYFAEIDAFELPEEEVDSVD from the exons ATGGAAGCTGAGCCAGAGCGAAGAAGACTGAGAGTTCGAAAGCCTCTCTCAGATTGCACCAACACCATACCCAATACCAAGACCAGCACCAACACCAACGCCACAGCCACCTCTTCACAATCGTCGTCAGCCTCCACCGCCACACTCAAACGCCTGAATCCCAAGCTCTCCTCGGCCACCAAGACCCTCGTCGCCGCTTTAAACCCTAAGCCCTCTGCTCCGCCGCCCCAAATTCCTTCCACGCCTTCTCGCCCTCCTCCCATTTCGACCTCTTCTTCTG GTACCAGTGACTGTGACGCTTTTGAGGCTTGTTCAGTGTACACTAGGAGACAGACTGCACTGAAAAGGAAGAGTAAAGGCAAGGAAAACACTGTACCTTTTAGTTGTCCTCCTGCACCAAAGATCCGGAATATATT GGGTAAATTAAAGGAAGACGGACATAGCAGTCTATCAAAGGAATCCACGGCTCCTCGCAAAAAG AAGCAGTGTGCGGCACCAGCTGGGAAAGATGTTTCCATGCATGCCTTGCCACAAGATTTTATTGAAAAGCAGAGAGCGTACTTTGCCGAGATTGATGCATTTGAACTGCCAGAAGAGGAGGTCGATTCAGTTGATTAG
- the LOC117618493 gene encoding peroxidase 4-like, translating to MCLLRLAYCKREVFNMASNYSLLLLFLVFAGTFLETKGKLTPKFYSSKCPKALSIVQEEVVAAIKNETRIGASLLRLHFHDCFVNGCDASVLLDDTSSFVGEKTAAPNNNSIRGFEVVDHIKAKLEKACPGVVSCADLLALAARDSVVYLGGPSWKVRLGRRDSTTASRSAANTSIPPPTSNISSLISNFAAQNLSLRDLVALSGSHTIGLARCTSFRSRIYNESTIDAAFANSLQGSCPRSGNDDNLANLDQQTPTHFDNLYYKNLLKVKGLLHSDQELFNGTSSADKLVKIYANNTFAFFKHFAKAMINMGNIEPLTGSQGEIRTNCRKVN from the exons ATGTGTCTTCTAAGACTAGCCTACTGCAAGAGAGAAGTGTTTAACATGGCTTCAAATTACAGCTTGCTGCTGCTTTTCTTGGTCTTTGCTGGTACATTTCTTGAAACCAAAGGCAAGCTCACTCCAAAATTCTACTCATCTAAATGCCCAAAAGCACTGTCCATTGTGCAAGAAGAAGTTGTAGCAGCCATAAAAAACGAAACACGCATCGGAGCTTCCTTGCTCCGCCTTCATTTCCATGATTGCTTTGTAAAT GGCTGCGATGCGTCGGTGCTGTTGGACGATACATCAAGCTTTGTAGGTGAGAAAACCGCAGCTCCTAATAACAACTCCATCAGAGGATTTGAAGTTGTTGATCACATCAAAGCCAAGCTTGAGAAGGCATGCCCCGGAGTGGTGTCATGTGCTGATCTTCTAGCTCTGGCTGCACGCGACTCTGTAGTTTAT TTAGGAGGCCCTTCATGGAAAGTTCGCTTGGGAAGAAGAGATTCTACAACTGCTAGCAGAAGTGCTGCCAACACCTCCATCCCTCCACCAACTTCCAATATAAGCAGTCTCATTTCAAACTTTGCTGCACAAAATCTCTCCTTAAGAGACTTGGTCGCTCTTTCAG GTTCACACACCATTGGCCTGGCAAGATGCACATCATTTCGGTCACGCATCTACAATGAGTCCACCATCGACGCCGCCTTTGCCAATTCATTGCAGGGCAGTTGTCCGAGAAGCGGAAATGATGACAACCTTGCAAATCTTGACCAGCAGACCCCAACACATTTTGATAACTTGTATTACAAGAATTTGCTCAAAGTAAAGGGTCTTCTTCATTCAGACCAGGAGCTCTTCAATGGAACTTCTTCTGCAGATAAACTGGTTAAAATATATGCAAACAACACCTTTGCATTCTTCAAGCACTTTGCCAAGGCCATGATCAATATGGGAAACATCGAGCCTCTCACAGGAAGCCAGGGCGAGATCAGAACCAATTGCAGAAAAGTCAATTAA